From a single Sebaldella sp. S0638 genomic region:
- a CDS encoding AEC family transporter: MFSKIMVINMYFILGYFMKKIKILKEEDGNTLLKMAFYIFLPAILFQSIRKIDFTPGYLAYPLIILLIQLIIAAVVLTYLKAKNTEKDTMKIIAGFFAMANIGFLYPFYISIFGDENVWRLGLLDFGNSIFIYAISYSYIVGAERKRDLARKVFFAPGIVALILALICNFAGIKFFAPIEEFLNQLGNLTGFSMLFSLGLFFNFRFGELKESLKIVLSKEIVKFVLLIIIYNLNIDYYTKGAFMLVTVSPAASSLLNFALFAKLDTKFVSKLISISMILSFIEIPIVVYFLQKLQY, encoded by the coding sequence ATGTTTTCGAAGATAATGGTTATAAATATGTACTTTATATTGGGATATTTTATGAAAAAAATAAAAATATTAAAAGAAGAAGACGGAAATACACTGTTGAAAATGGCATTTTACATATTTCTTCCGGCAATTCTGTTCCAGTCAATAAGAAAAATAGATTTTACACCGGGTTATCTGGCTTATCCCTTGATAATCCTTTTGATCCAGCTGATAATTGCAGCTGTGGTTCTGACATATTTAAAAGCAAAAAATACAGAAAAAGATACTATGAAAATAATAGCCGGCTTTTTTGCAATGGCAAATATAGGATTTTTATATCCTTTTTATATATCAATATTCGGCGACGAAAATGTATGGAGGCTGGGTCTTTTGGACTTTGGCAACTCCATATTTATTTATGCAATATCTTATTCTTATATAGTAGGGGCAGAGCGAAAAAGAGATCTGGCGAGAAAAGTGTTTTTTGCACCGGGAATAGTAGCCTTGATTCTTGCTTTGATATGTAATTTTGCAGGGATAAAATTTTTTGCACCAATTGAGGAATTTTTGAATCAGCTTGGTAATCTTACAGGCTTTTCAATGCTGTTTTCTCTGGGACTGTTTTTTAATTTCAGATTCGGTGAATTAAAAGAAAGTCTGAAAATAGTCCTTTCTAAAGAAATTGTGAAGTTTGTGCTTCTGATAATAATCTATAATCTGAATATAGATTATTATACTAAAGGTGCATTTATGCTGGTAACAGTATCGCCCGCAGCTTCAAGCCTGCTGAATTTTGCATTGTTTGCCAAACTGGATACAAAGTTTGTATCAAAGCTTATTTCTATATCAATGATACTTTCATTTATAGAAATACCGATTGTCGTTTATTTTCTTCAAAAACTTCAGTATTAA
- a CDS encoding GNAT family N-acetyltransferase, with protein MELIIKKYSDLTLDELYGLIEARIEVFIVGQIGAYQDLDFKDMESYHLMYKEGKEVTAYLRIVPKGVGYDKISFGRVLVKEKHRGKQLGRAIVESAVKFITEELKEKEIKIGAQKYLEKFYESCGFKTVSDTYDILGIEHVDMIYKLS; from the coding sequence ATGGAACTGATTATAAAAAAATACAGTGATCTCACTCTGGATGAGCTTTACGGATTAATAGAAGCCAGAATAGAAGTTTTTATAGTGGGACAGATAGGGGCATATCAGGATCTTGATTTTAAGGACATGGAAAGCTATCATCTTATGTACAAAGAGGGAAAAGAAGTGACGGCATATCTTAGAATAGTACCAAAAGGTGTGGGTTATGACAAAATTTCCTTTGGAAGGGTTCTGGTGAAGGAAAAGCACAGAGGTAAGCAGCTCGGAAGGGCAATAGTGGAAAGCGCAGTAAAATTTATCACAGAGGAACTAAAAGAAAAAGAGATAAAAATAGGAGCACAGAAATATCTGGAAAAATTTTATGAATCATGCGGATTCAAAACCGTATCAGATACTTATGATATTTTAGGGATAGAGCATGTAGATATGATTTACAAATTATCATAA
- a CDS encoding GNAT family N-acetyltransferase codes for MTEKSIKKFSELTLDELYDILKLRTDIFVVEQNCPYGELDNKDKESIHIFYKDNGEITAYLRIIPKFLSYDSVSMGRICVKKEFRSRKLGRVIVKDAIDYIEKEMNEYIITIGAQEYLKDFYASFDFKPISGVYDEDGIKHLDMQRKCPGMPE; via the coding sequence ATGACAGAAAAATCAATAAAAAAATTCAGTGAACTTACTCTGGATGAATTATATGATATTTTGAAGCTGAGAACGGATATATTTGTAGTGGAACAAAACTGTCCTTACGGGGAACTGGATAATAAAGATAAAGAATCAATACATATTTTTTATAAAGATAACGGGGAAATAACAGCTTATCTGCGTATTATACCAAAGTTTCTCTCTTATGATTCTGTATCAATGGGAAGGATCTGTGTAAAGAAAGAATTTAGAAGCCGTAAACTCGGCAGAGTGATAGTAAAAGACGCTATAGATTACATAGAAAAAGAGATGAATGAGTACATTATTACAATAGGGGCACAGGAATATCTGAAAGACTTTTATGCATCTTTTGATTTTAAGCCGATATCAGGTGTATATGATGAAGACGGGATAAAACATCTGGATATGCAGAGAAAATGCCCGGGAATGCCAGAATAA
- the polA gene encoding DNA polymerase I, with the protein MPRAVILDTSAIMYRTHFALMGMRNSKGKATGATYGFINTLNLIIKEFSPDYLVACLDVKRSELKRTSELTEYKAHREDMPEELVYQLPKIMEVLDAYNIPKYKVDGYEADDVIATLAKKLSDDNMEVFIVTGDKDLMQLIKDNVNIALLGKGDGKSQFKYIQTEQDVVEYLGVRPDQVIDLFGLMGDKSDGIPGVQGIGPKTGVELISKYGNLETLYENIDEIKGKRKEKLEKEKENAFLSRELATVHMELDVEYDKDKLKYEEKDMNKLIPLYKEMEFKRFLEDAERARKNANPLQGTLFQTAVQEKKPAAEEVKEETPFQYETADTLETAEKIIAALGNEVTVFDNELGFGISNKEKNYYIPAEIITDRAAFLKNFKDKTVNAYNIKDLFKAGLEYKDYFDIMLVWYVLGTEAAQDLESIIFSEFQVLLEKYEVEFKKQNISEVSLERKAEFLTKRSYYMARLRDILGNRLESEGLNNVYENIEKKLVPVLADMEKKGILIDPDYFEKYGSELKNNLVEIEKNIYELAGEEFNINSPKQLSEILFEKMMLDPVKKTKTGYSTDVEVLEVLAAQGVDVAEKILEYRGYTKLLTTYVEPLPKLADKENRIHTTFHQNGTATGRLSSSNPNIQNIPVKTDEGIKIRRGFVSQEGWSFISFDYSQIELRVLAELSEDGTLILAYQQNKDLHDLTARKLFFKTDEEPVSREERSIAKVINFSILYGKTPFGLSKELKIPMGDAKLYINKYFEEYPKVRTFLNNVLQEAKLNGFVETLYGTRRYITGINSSNKNIEAQADRMAVNTVVQGTAANIIKIVMVKLYEEFRDKEDINMLLQVHDELIFEVKNEVVDKYLKEIDNIMENTIKLKNVRLAANGNVGKNWGELK; encoded by the coding sequence ATGCCAAGAGCTGTAATATTAGATACAAGCGCCATTATGTACAGAACACATTTTGCCCTTATGGGAATGAGAAATTCCAAGGGGAAAGCAACAGGAGCTACATATGGTTTTATAAATACCCTGAACCTGATAATAAAGGAATTTTCTCCTGATTATCTGGTAGCCTGTCTTGATGTGAAAAGATCAGAGCTTAAAAGAACTTCCGAACTGACAGAGTACAAGGCACACAGGGAAGATATGCCTGAAGAGCTAGTTTATCAGCTTCCTAAGATTATGGAAGTGCTGGATGCATACAATATACCTAAGTATAAAGTAGACGGATATGAAGCAGACGATGTTATTGCCACTCTTGCGAAGAAACTTTCCGATGATAATATGGAAGTATTTATTGTTACAGGAGATAAAGATCTTATGCAGCTTATAAAAGATAACGTAAATATAGCGCTTCTCGGAAAAGGTGACGGTAAAAGCCAGTTTAAGTACATTCAGACAGAGCAGGATGTAGTGGAGTATCTGGGAGTAAGACCTGATCAGGTAATTGATCTTTTTGGTCTTATGGGAGATAAATCCGACGGAATTCCGGGAGTACAGGGAATAGGACCTAAAACCGGTGTTGAATTAATATCAAAATATGGAAATCTTGAGACTTTATATGAAAATATAGATGAAATAAAAGGAAAAAGAAAAGAAAAACTGGAAAAGGAAAAGGAAAATGCATTTTTGAGCAGAGAACTGGCAACAGTTCATATGGAGCTTGATGTGGAGTATGATAAGGACAAGCTTAAATATGAGGAAAAAGATATGAATAAGCTCATTCCTCTGTATAAAGAGATGGAATTCAAGAGATTCCTTGAAGATGCAGAACGTGCAAGAAAGAATGCCAATCCGCTTCAGGGAACTTTATTTCAGACAGCGGTACAGGAAAAGAAACCTGCTGCGGAAGAAGTAAAGGAAGAAACTCCGTTTCAGTACGAGACAGCAGATACATTGGAGACGGCTGAGAAAATAATTGCGGCACTTGGTAATGAAGTAACTGTTTTTGATAATGAACTCGGGTTTGGGATTTCCAATAAGGAAAAAAACTATTATATTCCTGCGGAAATTATTACAGACAGAGCTGCTTTTTTGAAAAATTTTAAGGATAAAACTGTAAATGCATATAATATAAAAGACCTTTTTAAGGCCGGACTTGAGTATAAAGATTACTTTGATATTATGCTTGTATGGTATGTACTGGGGACAGAGGCTGCACAGGATCTGGAAAGCATAATTTTTTCAGAGTTTCAGGTACTTTTGGAAAAGTATGAAGTAGAGTTTAAGAAACAAAATATAAGTGAAGTTTCTTTAGAAAGAAAAGCGGAATTTCTTACAAAAAGATCTTATTATATGGCAAGGCTCAGAGACATTTTAGGAAACCGTCTGGAATCAGAAGGTCTTAATAATGTTTATGAAAATATAGAGAAAAAACTGGTTCCTGTTCTTGCTGATATGGAGAAAAAGGGAATACTGATAGACCCTGATTATTTTGAAAAATATGGAAGCGAGCTAAAAAATAATCTTGTTGAAATAGAGAAAAATATATATGAGCTTGCAGGTGAGGAATTTAATATTAATTCTCCTAAGCAGCTTTCAGAGATATTATTTGAGAAAATGATGCTTGATCCCGTGAAGAAAACCAAGACAGGATATTCTACAGATGTGGAAGTGCTTGAAGTGCTTGCAGCACAAGGTGTGGATGTAGCAGAGAAAATACTTGAATACAGAGGTTACACAAAGCTTCTTACGACATATGTAGAACCGCTTCCGAAGCTGGCAGACAAAGAAAACAGAATACACACAACTTTTCATCAGAACGGTACTGCCACAGGGAGGCTCTCTTCAAGTAATCCCAATATACAAAATATTCCCGTGAAAACTGATGAAGGAATAAAAATAAGAAGAGGTTTTGTTTCTCAGGAAGGCTGGAGTTTTATATCTTTTGACTATTCGCAGATCGAGCTGAGAGTTCTTGCGGAATTATCGGAAGACGGGACTCTTATACTGGCGTATCAGCAGAATAAAGACCTTCATGATCTTACAGCAAGAAAGCTGTTTTTTAAAACAGACGAAGAGCCTGTGAGCAGAGAGGAAAGAAGTATAGCCAAAGTAATAAACTTTAGTATTCTATATGGGAAAACTCCTTTCGGACTGTCAAAAGAACTAAAAATTCCTATGGGAGATGCGAAATTATATATAAATAAATATTTTGAAGAATATCCTAAGGTAAGAACATTTTTGAATAATGTACTTCAGGAAGCAAAGCTGAATGGTTTTGTAGAGACATTATACGGTACAAGAAGATACATTACCGGGATAAATTCGTCAAACAAAAATATAGAAGCACAGGCTGACAGAATGGCTGTAAATACTGTAGTTCAGGGAACAGCAGCTAATATTATAAAAATAGTAATGGTAAAGCTTTATGAGGAATTTAGGGATAAAGAAGACATAAATATGCTGCTTCAGGTACATGATGAACTTATCTTTGAAGTGAAAAACGAAGTTGTGGATAAGTATCTGAAAGAAATTGATAATATTATGGAAAATACAATAAAATTAAAGAATGTAAGACTTGCAGCAAATGGCAATGTAGGTAAAAACTGGGGAGAATTAAAGTAA